A stretch of DNA from Dokdonia sp. PRO95:
AATCACCTTTTTCCAGAAAACGAGTTGAAGGATCTGCAGTTGCAGATGCAGCTTCGTCACTTTGGATTACTGCTTGCGTAACGTTTTTATTATTACTTAACTGTCCTTGATTGAATAGAGCATTTGCTGTAAGGTTGTATACAGAGAATCCAAATTGACCATTGAAATACGTTGATATATCAAAATTCTTATAACGTGCTGTAAGGTTTAAGCCAGCTGTTACATCTGGTAACGCATTTTCTCCTACGAATTTTTGATCAGTAAAAGCGTCTCCTACACCATCCCCATTTACATCTTCATAAATAGGCTGGCCATCGGTATCAAATCCTTCAAATACAGGTAGAAAGAATGAGAAAATTGGTTGACCGGCTTCTAAACGCTGTACAGCAGAACCGGTTAAACCTGCACCTCTCAGCGCTCCAGCCCTTACAGGAACTCTTAAGCCTTCAACCATGTTGTCATTGTAGGCAACATTAAAACCTACATCAAATCCCCAATCCTCTGTATTGATGAAATCATAATTTAAACTAAATTCAACACCTTGATTTACGATGGTAGTGTCGTCAAGATTACGAATAAAAGTGCCGCCTGCACCAGGCGCTGCTGTTTCCACAGGAATCAGTAAGTCGTTTGTTTCTTTTCTGTATAAGTTTACAGATCCATTAAGGCGATCATTGTCAAACCCAAAATCAACACCTAAGTTTAGATCTATAGTATTTTCCCATTTAAGATCAGGATTAGGGAAATTACCTACTGTTTCAGTTCCCGGTCTAGGTAGTACCTCTAGATTATTTGAAATTCCACCACCTTGAGCAACAGTTCTAAATAAGAAACCACCAAACCCTAAGCCTTCTTGATTTCCTACGCTACCAGCACCTACTCTAAGCTTTAATGTAGAGAAAGTATCTCCTATAAAATCTTCTTCGTGTACTTGCCATGCAAAAGCTCCTGAAGGGAAATAGCCATATCTTTTATTATTACCAAATAGTGTTGAGCCATCTGCTCTCATTGTACCAGTAAATAAAAACTTATCATTAAATGATACATTAGCTCTAACAAAATAAGACTGTAATTCATCAAAATTGTCAAATATTCCAGCCGTGTAAGCAGGTATTAATCTTTCAAACTCTCCAAGTTCCCCTGTTAAGTCGATTTCTGGAAATAATCTACTTACGTAGCTACCATCAGTTCCATAACCGAATACTTGAAATCTTCCATCTATCGAATTTCGTGCTAAGTCGTATTGATTTAAAAGTTGAGAGTGGATAACATCAAGGTCATCTCCTCCAAAACCAGCTCCTTGAGCGAAAACTCCACTTCTGTCAAATTTTTGATAAGAGAAACCACCTAAAACATCGACTTTAATATTACCAAATTCTTTCTTGTAATTTAAAGTCGCTTCTAAAAGTGTATTAGTTTGGTCTATAGTATTCAGACTTCCACGACCAATACCTGACACTCCGTTTAGACCCTGTACAGTTCTATTGAAGGCTGTAATTGTCTGTGCATCGGTGTTATCATAACCTACAGTTACCTTGGCGCTAAAATCATCTGTAAAATCATATTTCGCTGAAATGTTTGCGAGAACACGAGTACTTTTAGATTCGGCAAGATAGTTATTCAGTAAACTAACCGGGTTTAGTGTGTTTTGTCCAAATGTTAAATTTTCTTCTAAAGGAAATAATGGGCTAGCACTTAAAGAAGCACCTATTAAGTCGCCTGTTGATCCAACAGTTCCATCCAAAGGAGGAGATCCTCTGTCTACTTGAGAAATAGCCCCAGTTCCCGTAAGTGTTAATTTGTCTTCAAAAAAACGTTGAGAAAAGTTTACACGTCCTGAGTATCTCTCTAAGTTGGAATCCTCTATAATTCCATTAGTGTTGCTATATGACCCTGATAATCTTACATTACCACCATTGTAGCTCTTAGAATAGCTTAAATTAGTTTGTCTTGAAAAAGCCTCACGAGTGTAAAAGTCCTGCCAATCTGTGTTAGCATTTCCAGGTAATGCTGTAACATCTATGTTATCTAAGGCGTCGTTAA
This window harbors:
- a CDS encoding SusC/RagA family TonB-linked outer membrane protein, producing the protein MKKVILKSMLLFVAILFVGIAQAQTVTGTVTEENGPLPGANVIVKGTSNGATTDFDGNYSLNNVPNDATLVFSYVGYAAQEVAVGGRSTINIALAPDNALDEVVLIGYGSTTIKDATGSVDNVGSEDFNQGVIQSPEQLIQGKTAGVTISESSGEPGAGIAVNIRGSNSVRANNNPLFVVDGIPLAGGGAPANGVGGVGATSGGNPLSFLNPNDIESISILKDASATAIYGSRGANGVVIVQTKQGRGASKGVWELGSTVSSSAAADRYDLLNAQEFNDALDNIDVTALPGNANTDWQDFYTREAFSRQTNLSYSKSYNGGNVRLSGSYSNTNGIIEDSNLERYSGRVNFSQRFFEDKLTLTGTGAISQVDRGSPPLDGTVGSTGDLIGASLSASPLFPLEENLTFGQNTLNPVSLLNNYLAESKSTRVLANISAKYDFTDDFSAKVTVGYDNTDAQTITAFNRTVQGLNGVSGIGRGSLNTIDQTNTLLEATLNYKKEFGNIKVDVLGGFSYQKFDRSGVFAQGAGFGGDDLDVIHSQLLNQYDLARNSIDGRFQVFGYGTDGSYVSRLFPEIDLTGELGEFERLIPAYTAGIFDNFDELQSYFVRANVSFNDKFLFTGTMRADGSTLFGNNKRYGYFPSGAFAWQVHEEDFIGDTFSTLKLRVGAGSVGNQEGLGFGGFLFRTVAQGGGISNNLEVLPRPGTETVGNFPNPDLKWENTIDLNLGVDFGFDNDRLNGSVNLYRKETNDLLIPVETAAPGAGGTFIRNLDDTTIVNQGVEFSLNYDFINTEDWGFDVGFNVAYNDNMVEGLRVPVRAGALRGAGLTGSAVQRLEAGQPIFSFFLPVFEGFDTDGQPIYEDVNGDGVGDAFTDQKFVGENALPDVTAGLNLTARYKNFDISTYFNGQFGFSVYNLTANALFNQGQLSNNKNVTQAVIQSDEAASATADPSTRFLEKGDFVRLTSASIGYNFPLSGEGFFDSLRFNLTGQNLFLISGYSGLDPEVSTNTGDLDQNVNIPSRGIDYLQFPRARTFTLGVNARF